One window from the genome of Poecilia reticulata strain Guanapo linkage group LG9, Guppy_female_1.0+MT, whole genome shotgun sequence encodes:
- the tmem230b gene encoding transmembrane protein 230b produces the protein MKMPARNIVSNNTPNSKVRYSRLATDDDGYIDLQFKRSPPTVPYKAIALASVLFLIGSILIIIGALLLAGYFGVTNSDRTVPVLIIGIIVFLPGIYHLRIAYYASKGYPGYSYDDIPDFDD, from the exons ATGAAAATGCCAGCTCGTAATATTGTATCCAACAATACTCCTAACAGCAAAGTTAGGTACTCCAGGTTAGCCACAGATGATGACGGCTACATTGATTTACAG TTCAAACGGAGCCCACCCACGGTCCCATACAAAGCGATCGCCCTCGCCTCGGTGCTCTTTCTAATCGGCTCTATTTTAATCATCATCGGTGCTCTTCTTTTGGCCGGATACTTTGGAGTTACT AACTCCGACCGAACGGTGCCCGTGCTGATCATCGGCATCATCGTTTTCCTGCCTGGTATTTACCACTTACGGATAGCTTACTATGCATCAAAGGGCTATCCTGGGTACTCCTATGATGACATCCCAGACTTTGACGACTGA